One genomic window of Acidiferrobacterales bacterium includes the following:
- a CDS encoding ABC transporter permease produces MATTADAPLTTVDGTPLKVSLARALRRDKIKSMLLVAPLLVFITLTFVIPIGDMLLRGVEDPIVSSYLPKTAAELENWDATSGELPGENVFEALVMDIKAGAPDRVITRVGKRLNYEQPGMSSLFRKSQRRIPKLEEGGPYKDAVIKVDKKWGQLTTWQLIKTFSPTFTAGYFWAALDLQVTPSGDVEFQDEKKRIYLKLFLRTLYLSGVITLMTLILGYPVAYLLATLPLKSSNILLMLVLLPFWTSLLVRTTSWIALLQREGVINDLLVGLNLIDSENRLGMIHNATGTIIAMTHILLPFMILPLYSVMKTIPPSYMRAAVSLGAHPASAFFKVYAPNTIPGIGAGGILVFILAIGYYITPALVGGTSGTFISNFIAYHVSVSLNWGLAAALGIILLGLVLVLYLLYDKIVGIDNMKLG; encoded by the coding sequence ATGGCCACAACTGCAGACGCTCCACTTACGACGGTTGACGGCACGCCGTTGAAAGTCAGCTTGGCCCGAGCGCTACGCCGGGACAAGATCAAGTCAATGCTGTTGGTCGCGCCATTGCTGGTATTCATCACCCTGACGTTTGTCATTCCGATTGGCGACATGCTGTTACGCGGTGTGGAAGATCCGATTGTTTCATCCTACCTGCCCAAAACAGCTGCCGAACTTGAAAACTGGGATGCGACGTCCGGAGAGCTGCCCGGTGAGAACGTTTTCGAGGCGCTCGTGATGGATATCAAGGCCGGCGCACCGGACCGTGTGATCACCCGCGTCGGAAAACGACTGAATTATGAACAGCCCGGGATGTCCAGTCTGTTCAGAAAATCACAAAGACGAATACCGAAACTTGAAGAAGGAGGTCCCTACAAGGACGCCGTCATCAAGGTCGATAAGAAATGGGGTCAATTGACGACCTGGCAGCTGATCAAGACTTTCAGTCCGACTTTTACCGCAGGATACTTTTGGGCCGCACTGGATCTTCAGGTAACACCAAGCGGTGATGTCGAATTTCAGGATGAGAAAAAGCGAATCTATCTCAAGTTGTTCCTTCGAACTCTGTATCTGAGCGGCGTCATCACCTTGATGACCCTGATTCTGGGTTATCCAGTTGCCTACCTGCTGGCAACCTTGCCATTGAAGTCCAGCAATATTCTTCTGATGCTGGTCCTGTTGCCGTTTTGGACATCGTTACTCGTTCGAACAACCTCTTGGATCGCCCTGCTGCAGCGCGAAGGTGTTATCAACGACCTTCTTGTAGGTTTGAATCTTATCGACTCTGAGAATCGCCTTGGGATGATTCACAATGCCACAGGCACGATCATTGCAATGACTCACATACTGCTGCCCTTCATGATTCTGCCGCTTTACAGTGTCATGAAGACAATTCCACCAAGTTATATGCGAGCGGCTGTTTCCCTAGGTGCGCATCCCGCTTCCGCATTTTTCAAGGTCTATGCACCCAATACAATTCCCGGAATCGGTGCAGGCGGGATTTTGGTATTCATTCTAGCCATCGGCTATTACATCACTCCGGCATTGGTTGGCGGAACATCCGGCACGTTTATCTCGAACTTCATCGCCTATCATGTCTCTGTCTCGCTCAACTGGGGATTGGCTGCGGCACTGGGAATCATCTTGCTGGGTCTGGTGCTGGTTCTTTACTTGCTGTATGACAAGATTGTCGGCATTGACAACATGAAATTGGGCTGA
- a CDS encoding ABC transporter permease, with protein MKSKLPPYMTTLERTWHYLFRVICGLIFLFLIFPILIIVPLSFNSVPFFTFTPEMLSFDPEGYSLRWYKDFFTNLNWRGAVNNSFIIAIFSTLIATLLGTLAALGLSRRNIPYRTILMAVLISPMIVPLIISACGMFFFYSRVHLQGTHLGVILAHAALGTPFVVITVTATLVGFDRSLIRAANSLGADGVTTFFKIVVPLILPGVISGALFAFITSFDEVVVILFVGSFEQRTIPWQMFSGIREHISPTILAVATLLVLVSVALLTTVEMLRRRADRMRGVHT; from the coding sequence ATGAAAAGCAAACTGCCTCCATATATGACGACGCTTGAGCGGACCTGGCACTATCTTTTCCGTGTCATCTGCGGACTGATATTCCTATTTCTGATTTTTCCGATACTTATCATCGTTCCGCTGTCATTCAATTCAGTCCCGTTTTTTACGTTCACACCGGAAATGCTGTCCTTCGATCCGGAAGGTTACTCCCTTCGCTGGTATAAGGATTTTTTCACCAACCTCAACTGGCGCGGCGCGGTCAACAACAGTTTCATCATCGCGATATTCTCTACATTGATCGCCACGTTACTCGGAACTCTGGCAGCACTGGGCCTGAGCCGGCGAAATATTCCCTACCGCACGATATTGATGGCGGTTCTGATTTCCCCGATGATCGTCCCGCTGATCATCTCGGCATGCGGCATGTTCTTCTTCTATTCGAGAGTCCACTTGCAGGGAACGCATCTGGGCGTAATTCTTGCGCACGCCGCACTGGGCACGCCGTTCGTTGTGATTACCGTAACTGCAACATTGGTTGGGTTCGACCGCAGTCTGATTCGCGCGGCAAACAGTCTCGGAGCCGATGGAGTAACGACGTTTTTCAAGATTGTCGTGCCGCTGATTCTGCCAGGTGTAATTTCAGGCGCACTATTCGCGTTCATCACCTCATTTGACGAAGTTGTGGTGATTCTGTTTGTGGGAAGTTTTGAACAGAGAACCATTCCGTGGCAGATGTTCTCAGGAATTCGAGAGCACATCAGTCCAACTATTCTGGCTGTCGCCACATTGTTGGTCCTGGTCTCTGTTGCGTTGCTGACAACAGTTGAGATGTTGCGCAGAAGAGCCGATCGCATGCGAGGCGTCCATACCTAG